Proteins encoded by one window of Pseudomonas coleopterorum:
- a CDS encoding IS5 family transposase (programmed frameshift) codes for MAKRYELPDAAWDLVADLFTESRRSGRPRADDRLMLNGVLWVLCSGAAWRDMPERFGPWSTVYQRFRDWRNCGAFDQMLKRLHIRLNEQGLIDLETWMIDSTAARATRASSGAGKRGPEEPHDHALGRSRGGLTTKIHMLCDANGVPLRFLLSGGQASDITYAQPLLDEAYIPSLRGRPRKRCRWLLADKGYDAEALRRYCDRYRMQPVIPLRDMKRKPKPGLPRLFDRPKYRQRNIIERMFGWLKENRRIVTRFDKLATSFAAMVSLACAMRCLRQYFSYRA; via the exons ATGGCAAAGCGGTATGAACTCCCCGATGCAGCCTGGGATCTGGTTGCCGATCTCTTCACTGAGTCCCGCCGCAGCGGGCGCCCGCGTGCTGATGACCGCCTGATGCTCAACGGCGTCCTCTGGGTGCTCTGTTCGGGGGCAGCCTGGCGGGACATGCCGGAGCGTTTCGGCCCTTGGTCAACGGTGTATCAACGGTTTCGCGACTGGCGTAATTGTGGCGCTTTCGATCAGATGCTCAAACGCCTTCATATCCGATTGAACGAGCAAGGCTTGATCGATCTGGAAACCTGGATGATCGACTCCACTGCTGCTCGCGCCACCCGGGCCTCATCAGGCGCCGGA AAAAGGGGGCCTGAAGAGCCGCATGACCATGCGCTCGGTCGCAGCCGGGGCGGCCTGACGACCAAGATTCACATGCTGTGCGACGCCAATGGCGTGCCTCTGCGTTTCCTGCTTTCCGGCGGCCAGGCCAGCGACATTACCTATGCCCAACCTCTGCTGGATGAGGCCTACATTCCCAGCCTGCGCGGTCGTCCCCGCAAACGCTGCCGATGGTTGCTGGCCGACAAGGGTTATGACGCTGAAGCTCTGCGTCGCTACTGTGATCGTTATCGGATGCAACCGGTGATTCCGTTGCGCGACATGAAACGTAAACCCAAGCCGGGCTTACCCAGATTGTTTGACCGGCCAAAATACCGCCAGCGCAACATCATTGAGCGCATGTTCGGCTGGCTGAAAGAGAATCGCCGCATCGTGACTCGCTTCGACAAGCTCGCAACAAGTTTTGCGGCGATGGTCTCATTGGCCTGTGCAATGCGGTGTTTGCGACAATACTTTTCGTACAGAGCCTAG